In Moorella sp. Hama-1, a single genomic region encodes these proteins:
- a CDS encoding ACT domain-containing protein: MKIKQISVFLENKSGRLAAVTRLLAGQGINIRALSIADTSDFGILRLIVDNPDRAYAELKAAGFTVSLTEVLGVEMPDRPGGLSSILAILEEKGINIEYLYAFIGKGDNGALVIFRVEELDAAIEVLRARGINVLDGEKIYRL; the protein is encoded by the coding sequence ATGAAGATCAAGCAGATCTCGGTTTTCCTGGAGAACAAATCGGGCCGGCTGGCGGCTGTCACCCGGCTCCTGGCCGGTCAGGGCATCAACATTCGTGCCCTCTCCATCGCCGACACCTCGGACTTTGGCATCCTGCGCCTCATCGTCGACAACCCGGACCGGGCCTATGCCGAATTAAAGGCCGCCGGTTTTACCGTCAGCCTGACGGAGGTCCTGGGGGTCGAGATGCCCGACCGTCCAGGGGGCCTCAGTAGCATCCTGGCTATCCTGGAAGAAAAGGGCATCAACATCGAGTACCTCTACGCCTTTATTGGCAAAGGGGATAACGGCGCCCTGGTTATCTTCCGGGTGGAAGAACTCGACGCTGCCATCGAGGTATTACGCGCCAGGGGGATTAACGTCCTGGATGGGGAAAAAATTTACCGCCTCTAG
- a CDS encoding XTP/dITP diphosphatase: protein MINRLVVATKNIGKGEEFRELLQGLAVEIETLRDFPGFNLPPETGSTFADNALFKARMTASLTGLAALGDDSGLEVDFLQGAPGIYSARFAGEPTDDGRNNAKLLHLLEGVPREKRTARFRCVLALVTADGDTYLAEGTLEGLITTEPRGYQGFGYDPLFYLPEYGQTLAELGPEIKNKLSHRARAVKDLWPILSRLWPAE, encoded by the coding sequence ATGATCAATAGACTGGTGGTAGCTACGAAAAACATCGGCAAAGGGGAGGAGTTCCGGGAGCTTTTACAGGGCCTGGCGGTAGAAATAGAAACCCTGAGGGACTTCCCCGGCTTCAACCTGCCGCCGGAGACGGGCAGCACCTTTGCCGACAATGCCCTCTTTAAGGCCCGGATGACGGCCAGCCTCACCGGGCTCGCGGCCCTGGGCGACGACTCCGGCCTGGAGGTCGACTTTTTACAGGGTGCCCCCGGGATTTACTCAGCGCGCTTTGCCGGCGAGCCCACCGACGATGGGCGCAATAACGCCAAACTCCTTCACCTCCTGGAGGGGGTGCCGCGAGAGAAACGGACGGCCCGCTTCCGCTGCGTCCTGGCCCTGGTAACCGCCGATGGCGACACCTACCTGGCGGAAGGCACCCTGGAGGGTTTGATCACTACTGAGCCCCGGGGCTATCAGGGGTTCGGCTATGACCCCCTGTTTTATCTGCCAGAGTACGGCCAAACCCTGGCCGAGCTGGGTCCGGAGATTAAAAACAAGCTCAGTCACCGTGCCCGGGCGGTAAAGGACCTGTGGCCGATCTTAAGCCGTCTCTGGCCGGCGGAGTGA
- the rph gene encoding ribonuclease PH has protein sequence MTRANGRAPREMRPVTIERRYLKYAEGSAFITVGDTRVLCSATMEDRVPPFLKNTGRGWVTAEYSLLPRSTRERTVREATKGRVSGRTQEIQRLIGRALRSVVDTHRLGERTIWLDCDVLQADGGTRTAAITGSYIALAEALAGLVTSGAIPRLPLKDFLAAISVGLVDGELLLDLDFQEDSHAEVDMNVVMTGSGQLVEVQGTAEGRPFSREQLAAMLDLAGEGINNLMAIQKQVLGDLANQVGAGHDQ, from the coding sequence TTGACACGAGCCAATGGGCGCGCTCCCCGGGAGATGCGTCCGGTAACCATTGAGCGCCGTTATCTTAAGTATGCCGAGGGCTCGGCTTTCATTACTGTCGGCGATACCCGGGTGCTCTGCAGCGCCACGATGGAAGACCGGGTACCACCCTTTTTAAAAAATACCGGTCGGGGCTGGGTGACGGCGGAATACTCCCTCCTGCCCCGCTCGACCCGGGAACGAACCGTCAGGGAGGCCACCAAGGGGCGGGTCAGTGGCCGGACCCAGGAGATCCAGCGGCTCATCGGCCGTGCCCTGCGCAGTGTTGTTGATACCCACCGCCTGGGGGAACGGACTATCTGGCTGGATTGTGACGTCCTCCAGGCCGATGGGGGCACCCGCACGGCCGCCATTACCGGCAGTTACATAGCCCTGGCTGAGGCCCTGGCCGGCCTGGTTACGAGTGGAGCTATTCCCCGGTTGCCCCTGAAGGATTTCCTAGCGGCGATCAGTGTCGGCCTGGTGGATGGGGAACTGCTCCTGGACCTGGACTTTCAGGAGGATTCCCATGCCGAAGTGGATATGAACGTCGTTATGACCGGTTCCGGCCAGCTGGTGGAGGTCCAGGGGACAGCGGAAGGCCGGCCCTTCAGCCGGGAGCAACTGGCGGCCATGCTGGACCTGGCAGGGGAGGGTATCAACAACTTGATGGCTATCCAGAAGCAGGTCCTGGGTGACCTGGCTAACCAAGTGGGGGCAGGCCATGATCAATAG
- a CDS encoding GerMN domain-containing protein, protein MRWRKFLAVATGALIMVALVSGCGLTDRLRGKAQPQVQVQVPPPEASTPAPEGQPQAGAPVKTAQVVLYFSDPSGNYLVPEKRSIAAVEGIARATIDELIKGPEPGSQLLPTIPKGTVLKDINIRPDGLARVDFSKELVANHSGGSLGESLTVYSIVNTLTQFPTVNQVQFLVDGKYVQTIAGHVDVSAAMSRNESLIKK, encoded by the coding sequence TTGCGGTGGCGTAAGTTTTTAGCGGTTGCTACAGGTGCGCTGATTATGGTCGCGCTGGTCAGTGGCTGTGGCCTGACGGACAGGCTACGGGGGAAGGCCCAGCCCCAGGTCCAGGTCCAGGTTCCTCCCCCGGAAGCCAGCACCCCGGCTCCGGAAGGGCAGCCCCAGGCCGGGGCGCCGGTCAAAACCGCCCAAGTGGTCCTTTACTTCAGTGACCCCAGCGGTAACTACCTGGTACCTGAAAAGCGGAGCATAGCAGCAGTCGAGGGTATTGCCCGGGCGACCATCGACGAGCTAATCAAGGGTCCCGAGCCCGGTTCCCAGCTGTTGCCGACCATCCCCAAAGGGACGGTGTTAAAGGATATCAATATCCGTCCCGACGGTCTGGCCAGGGTGGATTTCAGCAAGGAATTGGTAGCCAACCACAGCGGCGGTTCCCTGGGGGAGAGCCTGACGGTCTATTCCATTGTCAATACCCTGACCCAGTTTCCTACCGTTAACCAGGTCCAGTTCCTGGTAGACGGGAAGTACGTCCAGACCATTGCCGGCCATGTCGACGTTTCGGCAGCCATGAGCCGGAACGAGAGCCTGATTAAAAAATAA
- a CDS encoding phenylacetate--CoA ligase family protein, protein MYWNERYECMPEEELRELQLERLQATVKRTFFSVPFYRRAFQEIGLDPGDIKSLDDLQKLPFTTKQDLRDNYPYGMFAVPMSEIVRIHSSSGTTGKPTVVGYTRHDIDVWSELMARALVCGGATRHDIIQNAYGYGLFTGGLGIHYGSERLGASVIPISGGNTKRQVMIMKDYGSTVLTCTPSYALHIAEVMAEMGIKPEEIKLRCGIFGAEPWSESMRQEIEKRLGISAVDIYGLSEVIGPGVGIECQEKNGLHIFGDHFLVEVIDPVTGQQLPPGQKGELVITSLTKEALPVIRYRTRDITTLLPGACPCGRTHLRVARFTGRTDDMLIIRGVNVFPSQVESVLLEMGGTEPHYLLIVDRIGSLDTLEVKVEVSETLFSDKVRRLEDLEKRLRHELESTLGISVKVTLVEPKSIQRSEGKAVRVIDKRNI, encoded by the coding sequence TTGTACTGGAACGAACGTTATGAGTGTATGCCGGAGGAAGAACTGCGGGAACTGCAGCTGGAACGCCTTCAAGCGACGGTTAAAAGAACCTTTTTCAGCGTCCCCTTTTATCGCCGGGCCTTTCAGGAGATAGGCCTGGATCCCGGGGATATCAAGAGCCTCGATGACCTGCAGAAACTGCCTTTTACCACCAAACAGGATTTGCGGGATAACTACCCCTACGGCATGTTCGCCGTGCCCATGAGCGAGATCGTCCGCATTCATTCCTCTTCGGGCACCACCGGCAAACCGACAGTAGTTGGCTACACCCGCCACGACATCGACGTCTGGTCGGAACTCATGGCCCGGGCCCTGGTTTGCGGCGGCGCTACCCGCCATGATATTATTCAAAATGCCTACGGTTATGGCCTCTTTACCGGCGGCCTGGGGATCCACTACGGCTCCGAGCGCCTGGGGGCCTCGGTAATCCCCATTTCCGGCGGCAATACCAAGCGCCAGGTTATGATTATGAAGGACTACGGCAGTACCGTCCTGACCTGTACCCCTTCCTACGCCCTGCATATCGCGGAAGTAATGGCGGAGATGGGGATCAAACCGGAGGAGATCAAGCTCCGCTGCGGCATCTTCGGCGCGGAACCCTGGTCGGAGAGTATGCGCCAGGAGATTGAGAAGCGCCTGGGGATCAGCGCCGTCGACATTTACGGCCTGAGTGAAGTCATCGGCCCCGGCGTGGGGATCGAGTGCCAGGAGAAAAACGGTCTGCATATCTTCGGCGACCACTTCCTGGTAGAGGTTATCGATCCGGTAACCGGCCAGCAACTGCCCCCGGGCCAGAAGGGTGAACTGGTGATAACCTCCCTCACCAAGGAAGCCCTGCCGGTGATTCGTTACCGTACCCGGGACATCACCACCCTGCTGCCTGGCGCCTGCCCCTGCGGCCGCACCCACCTGCGGGTGGCCCGCTTTACCGGGCGCACTGACGACATGCTCATTATTCGGGGGGTCAACGTCTTCCCCTCCCAGGTGGAGAGCGTCCTCCTGGAGATGGGCGGCACCGAACCCCATTACCTCCTTATCGTCGACCGCATCGGTTCCCTGGACACCCTGGAGGTCAAAGTAGAAGTTTCCGAAACCCTCTTCTCCGATAAAGTCCGGCGCCTGGAAGACCTGGAAAAGCGCCTGCGCCACGAACTGGAAAGCACCCTGGGCATCAGCGTTAAGGTTACCCTGGTAGAACCGAAATCCATCCAGCGCAGCGAAGGCAAAGCTGTCCGGGTGATAGATAAGCGGAACATTTAA
- a CDS encoding DUF2179 domain-containing protein, with protein MLVLLGGYLLIFLSRVTDVSLATLRMLLLVRGKRFYAAGIGLFEVTIYVVALKYVVDRLSDPVSLAFYALGFATGNVVGSLIEEKVALGQLTMQIISLAAPLQLAEALRAAGFGVTITEGTGRDGPHPILNLTLPRRQLNEIQQLIREWDPAAFVAIHELRTAYGGFCRYWRKGK; from the coding sequence GTGTTGGTCCTGCTTGGTGGTTACTTATTGATCTTTCTGTCCCGGGTTACCGATGTCAGCCTGGCCACCCTGCGTATGCTCTTGTTAGTCCGGGGCAAACGGTTTTATGCCGCCGGCATCGGCCTCTTTGAAGTGACCATCTATGTGGTCGCCCTAAAGTATGTTGTTGATCGCTTGAGCGACCCGGTGAGCCTGGCCTTTTATGCCCTGGGATTTGCCACGGGCAATGTTGTCGGCAGCCTGATTGAAGAAAAGGTGGCCCTGGGGCAGTTGACTATGCAGATTATTTCCCTGGCCGCCCCCCTGCAACTGGCCGAGGCTTTACGAGCCGCAGGCTTTGGGGTTACCATAACTGAGGGCACGGGCCGGGATGGTCCCCACCCGATCCTGAACCTTACTTTACCCCGTCGCCAGTTAAATGAAATCCAGCAGCTAATTCGTGAATGGGACCCGGCGGCCTTTGTCGCCATCCACGAATTACGGACTGCCTATGGGGGTTTTTGCCGTTACTGGCGCAAGGGAAAATAG
- the murI gene encoding glutamate racemase has translation MLPVQPVGVFDSGVGGLTVAREITRQLPAETIVYYGDTAHVPYGSRSVDELIHFADTIVGFLIARGTKAIVDACNTTSAVALPYLQKKYAVPIVGVINPGVAAALQATRNGRIGVIATEATIASDAHRQALLAREPGVQVFPRACPSFVPLVEEGKVSGPRVEAAVAEALAPILQAGIDTLILGCTHYPFLAPVIQEVAGPGVTLIDPAAATVGELKNVLARGCGLRGPHGSRAHDFYVSGDPRSFSEVGAKLVGWPELAGTRKLELDFKDYLDEAGLG, from the coding sequence GTGCTTCCCGTCCAACCAGTGGGGGTTTTTGATTCCGGCGTCGGCGGTTTGACGGTAGCCCGGGAGATTACCCGCCAGTTACCGGCTGAGACCATAGTTTACTACGGCGATACGGCCCATGTACCCTACGGGTCACGATCAGTAGACGAGTTAATCCATTTTGCCGATACTATTGTCGGCTTTTTAATTGCCCGGGGCACTAAGGCCATTGTTGACGCCTGCAATACTACCTCGGCCGTGGCCCTGCCTTACCTGCAAAAGAAGTATGCGGTTCCTATTGTCGGCGTCATTAACCCGGGGGTTGCCGCGGCCCTGCAGGCGACCCGAAACGGCCGTATCGGCGTCATCGCCACCGAAGCTACCATCGCCAGCGACGCCCACCGGCAGGCCCTTTTGGCCCGGGAGCCCGGTGTCCAGGTCTTCCCCCGGGCCTGTCCCAGTTTTGTCCCCCTGGTAGAGGAGGGTAAGGTCAGCGGGCCCAGGGTGGAGGCGGCGGTTGCCGAGGCTCTGGCACCTATCCTCCAGGCCGGGATCGATACTTTGATCCTGGGCTGTACCCATTACCCCTTCCTGGCACCGGTCATCCAGGAAGTAGCAGGCCCCGGTGTTACCCTCATTGACCCGGCGGCAGCCACAGTGGGGGAGTTAAAGAATGTACTGGCAAGGGGCTGCGGCCTGCGGGGACCCCATGGTTCCCGGGCCCACGATTTTTACGTTAGCGGCGACCCCCGCTCCTTTAGCGAGGTGGGAGCCAAACTGGTAGGTTGGCCGGAACTGGCCGGTACCAGGAAATTGGAGCTGGATTTTAAAGATTATCTTGATGAAGCAGGCCTGGGGTAG
- a CDS encoding N-acetylmuramoyl-L-alanine amidase, whose amino-acid sequence MVRRVTNGRWGLALFFMALVYIIAMGLMPRPAAAGPGITLILNGSRVNPTVPAYTDTNGRTMVPVRFIMEHMGAQVEWREAEQGVVITRGATTLKLWIGSRQASVNGRTINLDTIPVLQGNTTMVPVRFIVQAFGGQANWDESSQTVSIWLGAAPSGGQVRITGSYVNVRSGPGTGYDVITVVPQGTVARLLATGDGWYQVQLAGGTQGWVSAIYAELVQGNNPPPDTNPPGNNPPPGNNPPGNNPPPDNNPPGNGQQPPGEPLGTAIVGSKPVALLAGPTPVERQVGTAPAGSRLPIWQQQGSWWLVELDNGQRGWLADSLATYSPEKPGQGDGGNGQPGPGDGNQGPGNGDSNSLKITGVTVTPGPDWIDITVQGNRPFTFKSSRWQNRLIFDIGGATLAVAPGQETVEVNRPPLARVRLGQYDASTARVVFDLNGAASFTTRTLGATVVFRLQKPSVRGSKIVIDPGHGTDPDGPDPGAVGPSGIQEKDVNLAMSRKLADLLRSAGATVYMTRDGEVTPYSLAGRAYFANDVGADLFICIHSNASLSASAAGTSTYFYAPPGTALGAQREERQRLATLIQKDLVAAIGRRDLGVKEANFSVLRNTDMPSVLVETAFISNPTEEQLLNTSSFQALVAQGIFKGISEYFSSQ is encoded by the coding sequence ATGGTTAGACGCGTAACCAATGGCCGGTGGGGCCTGGCCCTGTTTTTCATGGCGCTGGTGTACATAATCGCCATGGGGCTGATGCCCCGGCCGGCCGCAGCTGGCCCCGGGATTACTTTGATTCTCAATGGTAGCAGGGTGAACCCAACGGTCCCCGCCTATACCGACACTAACGGTCGTACCATGGTACCGGTACGCTTTATTATGGAGCACATGGGTGCCCAGGTGGAGTGGCGGGAAGCCGAGCAGGGGGTGGTAATCACCCGGGGAGCGACAACTTTAAAGTTATGGATCGGCAGCCGCCAGGCCTCGGTTAATGGCCGGACCATTAACCTGGACACGATACCGGTGCTTCAGGGTAATACGACCATGGTGCCGGTACGCTTTATTGTCCAGGCCTTTGGCGGCCAGGCGAACTGGGATGAGTCCTCTCAGACAGTCAGCATCTGGCTCGGAGCTGCACCCTCCGGCGGCCAGGTGCGGATCACCGGCAGCTATGTTAACGTCCGCAGTGGTCCGGGGACGGGGTATGACGTAATCACCGTTGTGCCCCAGGGTACAGTGGCAAGACTACTGGCTACCGGTGACGGTTGGTACCAGGTGCAACTGGCCGGTGGCACTCAGGGCTGGGTTTCAGCCATCTATGCTGAACTGGTCCAGGGTAACAACCCGCCTCCGGATACCAATCCCCCCGGTAACAACCCGCCGCCCGGCAATAATCCGCCGGGTAATAATCCGCCCCCGGATAACAACCCTCCGGGGAACGGGCAGCAGCCGCCGGGAGAACCCCTGGGTACGGCCATTGTCGGCAGTAAGCCGGTGGCCCTTCTAGCCGGTCCGACCCCGGTGGAGCGGCAAGTAGGCACGGCGCCGGCCGGCAGCCGGTTGCCCATCTGGCAGCAGCAGGGCAGCTGGTGGCTGGTAGAGCTGGACAATGGCCAGCGGGGCTGGCTCGCCGACTCCCTGGCGACTTATTCACCGGAAAAGCCGGGCCAGGGTGACGGCGGCAACGGCCAGCCAGGGCCTGGAGACGGCAATCAGGGACCTGGCAACGGGGATAGCAATAGCCTGAAGATAACCGGTGTCACAGTTACCCCGGGACCCGACTGGATTGATATCACCGTCCAGGGCAACCGGCCTTTTACCTTTAAAAGCTCCCGCTGGCAAAACCGCTTGATTTTTGATATAGGGGGGGCCACCCTGGCGGTAGCGCCGGGGCAGGAAACGGTGGAAGTAAACCGGCCACCCCTGGCGCGGGTGCGCCTGGGCCAGTATGACGCCAGTACGGCGCGGGTGGTATTTGATCTCAACGGGGCCGCCAGTTTCACTACCCGGACCCTGGGGGCGACGGTAGTTTTCCGCCTGCAAAAGCCTTCGGTGCGGGGGAGTAAAATTGTCATCGACCCGGGCCACGGCACTGACCCGGACGGCCCCGATCCGGGTGCCGTTGGGCCTAGCGGCATCCAGGAGAAGGACGTCAACCTGGCCATGTCCCGGAAGCTGGCCGATCTCCTGCGGAGCGCCGGCGCCACGGTCTATATGACCCGCGACGGTGAAGTCACTCCCTATTCCCTGGCCGGGCGGGCTTATTTCGCCAACGACGTAGGAGCCGACCTCTTTATCTGCATCCACTCCAACGCCTCCCTGAGCGCCAGCGCCGCCGGCACGTCGACTTATTTCTACGCGCCGCCGGGTACGGCCCTGGGGGCCCAGCGGGAGGAACGCCAGCGCCTGGCCACCCTGATCCAGAAGGACCTGGTGGCAGCCATCGGCCGCCGGGACCTGGGGGTCAAAGAGGCCAACTTCTCGGTTCTGCGGAATACCGATATGCCTTCGGTGCTGGTGGAGACGGCTTTTATCTCCAATCCCACCGAGGAACAGCTCCTGAACACCTCGAGTTTCCAGGCCCTGGTAGCCCAGGGAATCTTCAAGGGCATCAGTGAGTATTTTTCCAGCCAGTAG
- the hisC gene encoding histidinol-phosphate transaminase encodes MAAAPKCRESILAIKPYVPGKPIEEVQRELGVKDVIKLASNENPLGPSPDAVQALREASERVYLYPDGNCYYLKEALAARLNVEQENLIIGNGTDEILKMLAEAYINPGDEIVVAEPTFSEYEFAAQVMGGRAIKVPSRNFRHDLKAMAAAITPRTRLVFICNPNNPTGTIVGQAALDAFSKQVPPEVLVVLDEAYADYVTAEHYPDSLAYVRAGRANVIVLRTFSKIYGLAGLRVGYGIAVPEIIRDLNRVREPFNVNLLAQAAAVAALKDTAHVGKSREVNSEGKDYLYSQFAALDLKYIPTEANFIFVDIQRDSREVFQQLLQKGVIVRTGDIFGYDTFLRVTIGTRRQNELFIRALREVLA; translated from the coding sequence GTGGCTGCTGCTCCCAAGTGCCGGGAATCTATTCTTGCCATCAAACCCTACGTACCCGGGAAGCCTATTGAAGAAGTCCAGCGTGAACTGGGGGTAAAGGATGTAATCAAACTCGCTTCCAATGAAAACCCTTTAGGCCCTTCGCCAGATGCTGTCCAGGCCCTGCGGGAAGCCAGTGAACGGGTTTACCTCTACCCTGACGGCAACTGCTATTATTTAAAAGAAGCCCTGGCAGCCAGGTTGAACGTAGAACAGGAGAACCTGATCATCGGTAACGGTACAGATGAGATTTTGAAAATGCTGGCTGAGGCCTATATTAACCCGGGCGATGAGATTGTCGTCGCCGAACCGACCTTCTCCGAGTACGAGTTTGCGGCCCAGGTCATGGGTGGACGGGCCATCAAAGTACCCAGCCGTAACTTCCGCCACGACCTGAAGGCTATGGCGGCGGCCATTACACCCCGGACGCGGCTGGTTTTCATCTGCAATCCTAACAATCCCACGGGGACCATTGTCGGCCAGGCCGCCCTGGACGCCTTCTCAAAGCAGGTCCCGCCGGAAGTCCTGGTCGTCCTGGATGAAGCCTACGCCGATTATGTTACGGCGGAACACTATCCCGACAGCCTGGCCTATGTCCGGGCTGGCCGGGCCAACGTCATTGTCCTGCGTACCTTCTCCAAGATCTACGGCCTGGCCGGGCTGCGGGTGGGTTACGGCATCGCCGTCCCCGAGATTATCCGCGACCTGAACCGGGTTCGGGAGCCCTTTAATGTCAACCTCCTGGCCCAGGCGGCGGCCGTGGCCGCCCTGAAGGACACGGCCCACGTCGGCAAAAGCCGGGAGGTAAATAGCGAAGGCAAGGACTACCTCTACAGCCAGTTTGCGGCCCTGGATTTAAAGTATATCCCCACCGAAGCTAACTTTATCTTTGTTGACATCCAGCGGGATAGCCGGGAGGTCTTTCAGCAACTGTTGCAAAAGGGGGTTATCGTCAGAACGGGGGATATCTTCGGCTACGATACCTTCCTGCGGGTAACCATCGGTACCCGGCGCCAGAATGAGCTCTTTATCAGGGCCCTGAGGGAAGTTTTGGCTTAG